A part of Rattus rattus isolate New Zealand chromosome 6, Rrattus_CSIRO_v1, whole genome shotgun sequence genomic DNA contains:
- the Ptcd3 gene encoding pentatricopeptide repeat domain-containing protein 3, mitochondrial isoform X1 — protein sequence MAAVAAARRLPFRSGLVLLRTTRETGVYEPKLCCRFYPGSESLPKVEGTDITGIEEIVIPKKKTWDKVAILQALASTVTRDPTAAPYVFQDDPYLIPTSAMESRSFLLAKKSGETAAKFIINSHPKYFQKDIAEPHIPCLMPEYLEPRIEGVSEAALKERVKLKRVKASVDIFDQLLQAGTTVSLETTNSLLDLLCYYGDQEPPADYPFQQTEHLENLEEAAEENNQTPRMESGLWKAQNNAERIFALMPEKNARSYCTMIRGMVKHRAYAQALNLYTELLNNRLSADVYTFNALIEAKTLIPNEKFEEKWNDILDLLRHMVAQKVKPNLQTFNTTLKCLRKFHSLGRLPALQILREMKHIGIEPSLATYHHIIHLFYPRGSSIKIPSLIIYDIMNELEGRTFSPQDLDDDKFFQSAMTVCSSLRDLELAYQLHGLLNTGDNRKLIGPDSQRKAYYSKFFSLICSLEQIDVTLKWYKDLIPSVFLPHSQIFIGLLQAVDVANRLEMVPQIWKDSKEYGHTFRGALREEVLMLMARDKHSPELQVAFADCAADIKSTYENQDARQTALDWPANPLHYIAFLFLRGGRTQEAWKMLTLFKKHNKIPRNELLEEFMDTAKASSSTTLAIEVVKLASAFSLPISESLAQRVMMDFTVDPEQKEALSNLTALNSSDGESSSDSDSDISENK from the exons atTTTATCCTGGAAGTGAATCCCTCCCAAAGGTTGAAGGAACAGATATAAcag GGATTGAAGAAATAGTcattccaaaaaagaaaacatg GGATAAAGTGGCCATTCTTCAAGCACTTGCATCCACAGTAACCAGG GATCCTACAGCTGCACCTTATGTGTTTCAGGATGACCCTTACCTCATACCAACCTCTGCGATGGAGTCT CGTTCGTTTTTATTGGCAAAGAAATCTGGAGAGACTGCAGCAAAGTTTATTATTAATTCACATCCCAAATATTTCCAAAAGGATATAGCTGAGCCTCATATACCG TGCTTAATGCCCGAGTACTTGGAGCCTCGGATTGAAGGTGTGAGTGAAGCTGCCCTGAAGGAACGAGTCAAACTCAAAAGAGTCAAAGCTTCAGTGGACATTTTTGACCAGCTCTTGCAAGCAG GAACCACAGTCTCTCTTGAAACAACTAATAGTCTTTTGGATTTATTGTGTTACTATGGTGATCAAGAGCCCCCAGCTGACTATCCTTTTCAACAAACCGAACATTTGGAaaacttg GAAGAGGCTGCcgaggaaaacaaccaaacaccCAGGATGGAGTCTGGTCTTTGGAA AGCACAAAACAATGCCGAGAGAATCTTCGCTCTGATGCCAGAGAAAAATGCACGCTCCTACTGCACGATGATCCGAGGGATGGTGAAG CACCGAGCTTATGCACAGGCGTTGAACTTGTACACTGAGTTATTAAATAACAGACTTAGTG CTGATGTATACACATTTAATGCATTGATTGAAGCAAAAACACTCATTCCCAATGAGAAATTTGAGGAAAAATGGAATGATATATTG GATCTACTAAGACATATGGTTGCACAGAAGGTGAAGCCAAACCTGCAGACGTTTAACACAACGCTGAAATGTCTCCGCAAGTTTCACTCACTTGGAAGGCTACCGGCCTTACAGATACTACGTGAAATGAAACATATTGGAATAG AACCCTCACTTGCAACTTACCATCATATCATTCACCTCTTTTACCCGCGAG GTAGCTCTATAAAAATACCATCCCTTATCATCTATGATATCATGAATGAATTAGAGGGAAGAACATTTTCTCCACAGGACCTGGATGATG ATAAATTTTTCCAGTCGGCCATGACTGTG TGTTCATCTCTCAGAGATTTAGAGCTTGCTTACCAATTACATGGTCTTTTAAACACGGGAGACAACCGGAAACTGATTGGACCTGATTCTCAGCGTAAAGCATATTA TTCGAAGTTTTTCAGTTTGATTTGTTCACTGGAACAAATTGATGTCACCCTGAAGTGGTATAAGGACCTGATACCTTCA GTATTTCTTCCCCACTCCCAAATATTCATAGGTCTTCTTCAAGCAGTGGATGTGGCCAATAGGTTAGAAATGGTTCCTCAGATTTGGAAAG atAGTAAAGAATATGGCCATACTTTTCGAGGTGCCCTAAGAGAAGAAGTGTTGATGCTCATGGCCAGGGATAAACATTCACCAGAG CTTCAGGTTGCATTTGCTGATTGTGCTGCTGATATCAAATCCACATACGAAAACCAGGATGCCCGGCAGACAGCTCTTGATTGGCCAGCCAACCCTTTACATTATATAGCCTTCCTTTTTTTAAGAGGGGGCAGAACCCAGGAAGCCTG GAAAATGTTGACACTTTTCAAAAAGCATAATAAGATTCCCAG AAATGAGTTGCTGGAGGAATTTATGGACACAGCAAAAGCATCCAGTAGCACTACTCTGGCCATTGAGGTTGTCAAGCTGGCAAGTGCCTTTAGCTTGCCTATTAGTGAGAGCCTTGCCCAAAGAGTAATGATGGATTTCACAGTTGACCCAGAGCAAAA AGAAGCCCTGAGTAACCTCACTGCACTGAACAGTAGTGATGGAGAAAGcagcagtgacagtgacagtgacatcagtgaaaacaaatga
- the Ptcd3 gene encoding pentatricopeptide repeat domain-containing protein 3, mitochondrial isoform X2 produces MAAVAAARRLPFRSGLVLLRTTRETGVYEPKLCCRFYPGSESLPKVEGTDITGIEEIVIPKKKTWDKVAILQALASTVTRDPTAAPYVFQDDPYLIPTSAMESRSFLLAKKSGETAAKFIINSHPKYFQKDIAEPHIPCLMPEYLEPRIEGVSEAALKERVKLKRVKASVDIFDQLLQAGTTVSLETTNSLLDLLCYYGDQEPPADYPFQQTEHLENLEEAAEENNQTPRMESGLWKAQNNAERIFALMPEKNARSYCTMIRGMVKHRAYAQALNLYTELLNNRLSADVYTFNALIEAKTLIPNEKFEEKWNDILDLLRHMVAQKVKPNLQTFNTTLKCLRKFHSLGRLPALQILREMKHIGIEPSLATYHHIIHLFYPRGSSIKIPSLIIYDIMNELEGRTFSPQDLDDDKFFQSAMTVCSSLRDLELAYQLHGLLNTGDNRKLIGPDSQRKAYYSKFFSLICSLEQIDVTLKWYKDLIPSVFLPHSQIFIGLLQAVDVANRLEMVPQIWKDSKEYGHTFRGALREEVLMLMARDKHSPELQVAFADCAADIKSTYENQDARQTALDWPANPLHYIAFLFLRGGRTQEAWEVDHTMKQAVMIGAGVRTSAESWELNVCALPLSCMWQAVGIHIHETVALI; encoded by the exons atTTTATCCTGGAAGTGAATCCCTCCCAAAGGTTGAAGGAACAGATATAAcag GGATTGAAGAAATAGTcattccaaaaaagaaaacatg GGATAAAGTGGCCATTCTTCAAGCACTTGCATCCACAGTAACCAGG GATCCTACAGCTGCACCTTATGTGTTTCAGGATGACCCTTACCTCATACCAACCTCTGCGATGGAGTCT CGTTCGTTTTTATTGGCAAAGAAATCTGGAGAGACTGCAGCAAAGTTTATTATTAATTCACATCCCAAATATTTCCAAAAGGATATAGCTGAGCCTCATATACCG TGCTTAATGCCCGAGTACTTGGAGCCTCGGATTGAAGGTGTGAGTGAAGCTGCCCTGAAGGAACGAGTCAAACTCAAAAGAGTCAAAGCTTCAGTGGACATTTTTGACCAGCTCTTGCAAGCAG GAACCACAGTCTCTCTTGAAACAACTAATAGTCTTTTGGATTTATTGTGTTACTATGGTGATCAAGAGCCCCCAGCTGACTATCCTTTTCAACAAACCGAACATTTGGAaaacttg GAAGAGGCTGCcgaggaaaacaaccaaacaccCAGGATGGAGTCTGGTCTTTGGAA AGCACAAAACAATGCCGAGAGAATCTTCGCTCTGATGCCAGAGAAAAATGCACGCTCCTACTGCACGATGATCCGAGGGATGGTGAAG CACCGAGCTTATGCACAGGCGTTGAACTTGTACACTGAGTTATTAAATAACAGACTTAGTG CTGATGTATACACATTTAATGCATTGATTGAAGCAAAAACACTCATTCCCAATGAGAAATTTGAGGAAAAATGGAATGATATATTG GATCTACTAAGACATATGGTTGCACAGAAGGTGAAGCCAAACCTGCAGACGTTTAACACAACGCTGAAATGTCTCCGCAAGTTTCACTCACTTGGAAGGCTACCGGCCTTACAGATACTACGTGAAATGAAACATATTGGAATAG AACCCTCACTTGCAACTTACCATCATATCATTCACCTCTTTTACCCGCGAG GTAGCTCTATAAAAATACCATCCCTTATCATCTATGATATCATGAATGAATTAGAGGGAAGAACATTTTCTCCACAGGACCTGGATGATG ATAAATTTTTCCAGTCGGCCATGACTGTG TGTTCATCTCTCAGAGATTTAGAGCTTGCTTACCAATTACATGGTCTTTTAAACACGGGAGACAACCGGAAACTGATTGGACCTGATTCTCAGCGTAAAGCATATTA TTCGAAGTTTTTCAGTTTGATTTGTTCACTGGAACAAATTGATGTCACCCTGAAGTGGTATAAGGACCTGATACCTTCA GTATTTCTTCCCCACTCCCAAATATTCATAGGTCTTCTTCAAGCAGTGGATGTGGCCAATAGGTTAGAAATGGTTCCTCAGATTTGGAAAG atAGTAAAGAATATGGCCATACTTTTCGAGGTGCCCTAAGAGAAGAAGTGTTGATGCTCATGGCCAGGGATAAACATTCACCAGAG CTTCAGGTTGCATTTGCTGATTGTGCTGCTGATATCAAATCCACATACGAAAACCAGGATGCCCGGCAGACAGCTCTTGATTGGCCAGCCAACCCTTTACATTATATAGCCTTCCTTTTTTTAAGAGGGGGCAGAACCCAGGAAGCCTG GGAGGTTGACCACACTATGAAGCAGGCTGTGATGATTGGCGCAGGGGTACGGACCTCAGCTGAGTCATGGGAGCTGAATGTAtgtgctctgcctctgtcttgcATGTGGCAAGCTGTTGGCATTCACATACATGAGACTGTTGCCTTAATCTGA